A portion of the Limosilactobacillus reuteri genome contains these proteins:
- the purL gene encoding phosphoribosylformylglycinamidine synthase subunit PurL, whose protein sequence is MKQAMTPEEIKEKKPYLDWSLTEAEYDYIRTHILGRLPNYTETGLFSAMWSEHCSYKKSKPVLRLFPNKNERVLQGPGEGAGVVDIDDGQAVVFKAESHNHPTTVEPYQGAATGVGGILRDIFSMGARPIASLDSLHFGELDNSTTRMKVTNTVRGIGDYGNCMGIPTIAGETTFDSCYQGNVLCNAMSVGLMDQKDIQQGRAAGIGNAVMYVGAKTGRDGIHGATFASADFNDENMTQRSAVQVGNPFMEKLLLEACLDLIRNHPDWLVGIQDMGAAGIVSSSAEMASEGQSGMELNLDLVPQREPGMSAYEIMLSESQERMLLCVKKGHEEDVKKIFDFYDLEAVTIGRITAGHDYVLFHDNEEVCHIPVSSLTDDVLEEESLEKKPARIELAEQQPAWIPDIDNVAEVLTKLLAQSTIADKSSLYQQYDSQVRTNTVAGPGSDAGVLRIRGTHKGLAMTTDGNGRFVYLSPEVGGQIALVEAAANIIASGAEPLAITDCLNYGDPTDSEIFWELHQSVQGMADACREFNTPVISGNVSLYNENNGQAIHPTPMVGMVGLIKNIDRVIPSFVQHPGDKVYLVGQTRDDYAGSELQKMMTGDISGIVKSFDLHHVHQYMQRLLKTMENGLVSSAHDLSEGGLGVALAETVFKTDLGLKIDLADQPAARLFSETPGRFIVTVAPEKATEFERALGKDAHLIGEVTNSHWLMVKLANDELNENVAKLQKTWEEAIPCQLKSKD, encoded by the coding sequence ATGAAACAAGCAATGACCCCAGAAGAGATTAAAGAAAAGAAACCATACTTAGATTGGAGCTTGACTGAAGCAGAATATGATTACATTCGCACTCATATCTTGGGACGATTACCAAATTATACTGAAACCGGCTTATTTTCCGCGATGTGGAGTGAGCACTGTTCATATAAAAAGTCAAAGCCGGTTCTGCGTCTCTTCCCTAATAAAAATGAGCGAGTATTGCAAGGTCCCGGAGAAGGAGCAGGGGTTGTTGATATTGATGATGGACAAGCGGTGGTATTCAAAGCTGAGAGTCACAATCATCCGACAACTGTTGAACCTTATCAAGGAGCGGCAACCGGTGTCGGTGGGATTCTGCGGGACATTTTCAGCATGGGGGCACGACCAATCGCTTCCCTTGATTCCCTCCATTTCGGTGAATTAGATAATTCGACAACGCGGATGAAAGTAACTAACACTGTTCGGGGAATTGGTGATTACGGTAATTGTATGGGAATCCCTACAATTGCGGGTGAAACAACATTCGATTCATGCTACCAGGGCAATGTTCTGTGTAATGCAATGAGTGTTGGCTTAATGGACCAAAAAGATATCCAGCAGGGTCGCGCTGCCGGAATTGGAAATGCAGTGATGTATGTCGGCGCTAAAACCGGCCGTGATGGAATTCATGGCGCCACCTTTGCTTCTGCGGACTTTAATGATGAAAATATGACGCAACGTTCGGCGGTTCAAGTCGGTAATCCTTTTATGGAAAAACTCTTATTAGAAGCCTGCCTTGACCTTATTAGAAATCATCCAGACTGGTTAGTAGGCATCCAAGATATGGGGGCAGCGGGGATTGTTTCTTCAAGTGCGGAAATGGCTTCCGAAGGTCAAAGTGGGATGGAACTAAACTTAGATCTTGTTCCGCAACGTGAACCCGGGATGTCGGCTTATGAAATTATGCTTAGTGAATCCCAAGAACGAATGCTTCTTTGCGTAAAAAAAGGCCATGAAGAAGATGTCAAAAAGATTTTTGATTTTTACGATCTTGAAGCGGTCACAATTGGCCGGATTACTGCGGGTCATGATTATGTTCTCTTTCATGATAATGAAGAAGTATGTCACATCCCAGTATCGAGTTTAACGGATGACGTACTAGAAGAAGAAAGTCTAGAAAAAAAGCCTGCGCGGATTGAATTAGCCGAACAGCAGCCAGCGTGGATTCCAGATATTGATAACGTTGCTGAAGTTTTAACTAAGCTGCTTGCTCAGTCAACGATTGCGGATAAGAGTAGTCTTTATCAGCAATATGATTCTCAAGTACGGACAAACACAGTGGCCGGTCCAGGGAGTGATGCTGGGGTTCTGCGGATTCGTGGAACACATAAAGGGTTAGCGATGACAACTGATGGGAACGGTCGGTTTGTTTACCTTAGTCCAGAAGTTGGTGGACAAATTGCCTTAGTTGAAGCGGCAGCCAACATAATTGCCAGTGGAGCCGAACCGTTAGCAATTACTGACTGCTTAAATTATGGTGACCCAACCGATTCAGAAATTTTCTGGGAACTTCATCAATCTGTCCAAGGAATGGCTGATGCTTGCCGTGAATTTAATACCCCGGTTATTTCTGGGAATGTTTCTTTATATAACGAAAACAATGGACAAGCAATTCACCCGACGCCGATGGTTGGAATGGTCGGCCTGATTAAAAATATTGATCGCGTAATTCCTTCGTTTGTCCAACACCCGGGAGATAAGGTTTACCTAGTGGGCCAAACTCGTGATGATTATGCGGGTTCTGAGTTGCAAAAAATGATGACTGGTGATATTAGCGGAATTGTTAAATCATTTGACCTTCATCATGTCCATCAATATATGCAACGGTTACTGAAAACGATGGAGAACGGCCTTGTTTCTAGTGCACATGATCTGAGTGAAGGTGGACTAGGCGTGGCCTTAGCAGAAACGGTCTTCAAAACTGATTTAGGGTTGAAAATTGATCTTGCTGATCAGCCCGCAGCTCGCCTTTTTAGTGAGACTCCTGGAAGATTTATCGTGACGGTTGCTCCTGAAAAGGCAACTGAATTCGAACGGGCATTAGGAAAAGATGCGCACCTAATCGGAGAAGTTACGAATAGTCACTGGTTAATGGTTAAACTGGCAAATGATGAACTCAATGAAAATGTTGCGAAATTACAAAAAACATGGGAGGAGGCAATTCCGTGCCAACTGAAATCAAAGGATTAA
- the purF gene encoding amidophosphoribosyltransferase has translation MPTEIKGLNEECGVFGIFDAANASQLTYYGLHTLQHRGQEGAGIVSTDGTELYQHRDRGLLAKVFADPAELKRLKGNAAIGHVRYGTSGHNSIANVQPFLFHFHDGAVALAHNGNLTNAVTLRRELENEGAVFQSDSDTEILIHLIRKYINEGFIPALKKSLNLVHGGFAYLLLQKDRLIAALDPNGIRPLCIGRLENGAYVVASETCALDIINAQFVRDVLPGELVVIDKNGLHIDHYTTQTQLAICSMEYIYFARPDSIIHGVTVHNARKRMGKFLAKEHPVDADMVIGVPNSSLSAASGYAEESGLPYEMGLIKSQYVARTFIQPTQELRELGVQMKLSAVRGVVKGKRVVVVDDSIVRGTTSKQIVQMLKRAGAKEVHMLISSPPFKFPCFYGIDVSTRSELMAAHYFIEEMRQLIGADSLNFLSIDSLIKAINVPDAGDAPNGGLTVAYFDGKYPTPLYDYEEGYLKSLSEQERLARKG, from the coding sequence GTGCCAACTGAAATCAAAGGATTAAATGAAGAATGTGGGGTCTTTGGAATTTTTGATGCGGCTAACGCTAGTCAATTAACCTATTACGGCCTGCATACTCTTCAGCATCGCGGCCAAGAAGGAGCAGGAATTGTCTCAACTGATGGGACGGAACTTTATCAACACCGTGACCGAGGATTGTTGGCGAAAGTGTTTGCTGATCCGGCTGAGCTTAAACGATTAAAAGGAAACGCTGCGATTGGCCATGTTCGTTATGGGACAAGTGGACATAATTCGATTGCCAATGTTCAACCCTTTCTTTTTCACTTTCATGATGGCGCTGTTGCTCTCGCCCATAATGGTAATTTAACTAATGCTGTTACCCTTCGTCGTGAATTGGAAAATGAAGGGGCAGTTTTCCAGTCAGATTCTGATACGGAAATTTTAATTCACCTTATCCGGAAATATATTAATGAAGGTTTTATTCCTGCTTTGAAGAAAAGCCTCAACCTTGTCCATGGTGGATTTGCCTACCTATTACTACAAAAAGATCGGCTAATTGCGGCTTTAGATCCTAATGGGATTCGTCCTTTATGTATTGGAAGGTTAGAAAATGGGGCTTATGTTGTTGCTAGTGAGACTTGTGCTTTAGATATTATTAATGCTCAATTTGTGCGTGATGTTTTGCCAGGAGAATTAGTAGTTATTGATAAAAATGGGTTACATATTGACCATTACACTACCCAAACCCAGCTGGCGATTTGCTCAATGGAGTATATCTATTTTGCCCGTCCTGATTCTATTATTCATGGGGTAACGGTACATAATGCGCGAAAACGAATGGGAAAGTTCTTAGCAAAGGAACACCCGGTTGATGCTGATATGGTAATTGGGGTACCTAACTCATCGTTATCTGCTGCTAGTGGGTATGCGGAAGAAAGCGGCCTTCCATATGAAATGGGGTTAATAAAGAGCCAATACGTTGCGCGGACGTTCATTCAACCAACTCAAGAGTTACGGGAGTTAGGCGTTCAGATGAAATTATCAGCTGTCCGGGGAGTTGTAAAAGGAAAAAGAGTGGTAGTAGTCGACGATTCGATTGTGCGCGGAACAACTTCTAAGCAGATTGTCCAAATGCTAAAAAGAGCTGGGGCCAAAGAAGTTCATATGCTTATCTCCTCACCACCATTTAAGTTTCCGTGTTTTTATGGGATTGATGTATCAACGCGTTCAGAACTGATGGCTGCTCATTACTTCATTGAAGAAATGCGGCAGTTAATTGGTGCAGATTCTCTTAATTTTTTGAGTATTGATAGTTTAATCAAAGCAATTAACGTGCCAGATGCAGGGGATGCTCCTAATGGTGGCCTTACCGTGGCTTATTTTGATGGGAAGTACCCAACGCCGCTTTATGATTATGAAGAAGGGTACTTAAAGTCGTTAAGCGAACAAGAGCGATTGGCAAGAAAGGGGTAA